The Lactuca sativa cultivar Salinas chromosome 2, Lsat_Salinas_v11, whole genome shotgun sequence genome includes a window with the following:
- the LOC111879916 gene encoding protein DETOXIFICATION 14: MEMADELQEERRDVQRWGDYGREVKKMGRIAVPMVVVAALQYLMQMVAVIMVGHVDQLALSSLAIATSLTNVTGFSLLSGLVGGLETLCGQAFGAKQHHKIGIYTCSAIISLLLVCIPISISWIFLDKFLILIHQDPEISHEARKYSIYLIPALFFGAIVKPLVRSLQTQSLTLPLLVSSAVVLCFHVPLCWALVFKSKMGGVGAALAFSVSNLFYLILIVFYLKFSSMCKNTSVTISMDAVLGIKEFFRFAIPSAVMICLKWWSLEILILLSGLLPNAKLETSVLSICLTISTLHFTIPYGFGAAASTRVSNELGAGNPQAAKLAVHTVMFVIVIEAIIVSATVFGCRNYIGKAFSNETEVVSYVASMSPFISLSIITDSLQATISGIARGSGWQHIGAYVNLGAFYLFGVPSGIVLGFPVHLRAKGLWIGIVIGSIIQSTCLSLVTGLTDWQKQAIKAKERISKVSSIVDDDIETRE, from the exons ATGGAAATGGCCGATGAGTTGCAGGAGGAGAGACGTGATGTGCAAAGATGGGGGGATTATGGTCGAGAGGTAAAGAAGATGGGTCGAATCGCCGTACCCATGGTGGTTGTGGCGGCGTTGCAGTATTTGATGCAAATGGTGGCGGTGATCATGGTGGGGCATGTTGATCAACTAGCTTTGTCTAGTCTAGCCATTGCCACCTCTCTAACCAATGTCACTGGTTTTAGtcttctt tcAGGACTTGTAGGAGGGTTGGAGACGCTTTGTGGACAAGCTTTTGGAGCCAAACAACACCACAAAATTGGCATTTACACATGCAGTGCTATAATCTCATTGTTATTGGTTTGCATTCCAATCTCCATCTCCTGGATTTTCCTCGACAAGTTCCTTATTCTAATCCACCAAGACCCTGAAATCTCCCATGAAGCCCGAAAATACTCTATCTACCTCATTCCAGCTTTATTTTTTGGTGCCATTGTTAAACCTCTCGTTAGATCACTACAAACCCAAAGCTTAACTTTGCCATTGTTGGTGAGCTCAGCAGTCGTTTTATGTTTCCATGTCCCTCTTTGTTGGGCTCTGGTGTTCAAGTCAAAGATGGGAGGCGTTGGTGCTGCTTTGGCGTTTAGTGTGTCGAAtttgttttatttgattttgatTGTGTTTTATCTCAAATTCTCATCGATGTGTAAGAATACTAGTGTAACTATCTCTATGGACGCCGTTCTTGGTATCAAGGAATTCTTCCGGTTTGCTATCCCATCGGCCGTTATGATATG CCTCAAATGGTGGTCACTGGAAATTCTCATCTTGCTCTCCGGTTTGCTACCGAATGCAAAGCTCGAAACATCTGTTCTTTCCATATG CCTAACGATCTCGACATTACACTTCACTATACCCTACGGATTTGGAGCAGCCGCAAG CACTCGGGTTTCAAATGAGTTAGGGGCTGGCAACCCTCAAGCAGCCAAGCTAGCTGTTCACACAGTGATGTTTGTAATTGTCATTGAAGCTATAATAGTAAGTGCGACTGTTTTTGGTTGTCGTAATTACATTGGAAAAGCTTTCAGCAATGAAACCGAAGTAGTGAGTTATGTTGCATCAATGAGTCCTTTTATATCTCTCTCCATCATCACAGATAGCCTACAAGCAACAATTTCTG GAATCGCTAGGGGAAGTGGGTGGCAACATATAGGAGCTTATGTGAATCTAGGGGCATTTTATCTGTTTGGGGTCCCATCAGGAATTGTTCTTGGGTTTCCTGTACATTTAAGAGCTAAGGGACTTTGGATTGGAATAGTGATTGGATCGATAATACAGTCGACGTGTCTGTCTCTTGTAACTGGACTCACGGATTGGCAAAAACAG GCAATTAAGGCGAAGGAACGAATTTCGAAAGTGTCATCTATTGTAGACGATGATATAGAGACAAGAGAATGA